From Afipia carboxidovorans OM5, one genomic window encodes:
- a CDS encoding metal-dependent hydrolase family protein codes for MKITNAHVWLGGNDLKAMDIGIEGEHFADAAGLDPATEVIDAKGLTVLPGLINAHVHFCLDGSNDSVPHLVAEPYLTTAYRAAAAAEATLRAGTTTVRDVGCSGKIGIYLKKAIDAGFVRGPRMLASGPCIVMTGGHNRFIGVEVDGVDEARKAARQNLKAGADLIKVVSTGGVITSGVEPEHVQLSAEEMQAAVDEAHNCGKHAASHAQGEQGIANSLKAGVDTIEHGIYLTPALIETMLKQGSVLVPTLTPMRRILLGCGEERLPDYAVEKMRRTSEPWLDSFRAAIAAGVPIVAGTDAGTPGNPHGSVAVEVKFMVEAGMTEVLALKSATSVAAEAIGLGDKVGQIRPGFHADLIFVRGNPLKDIRALDNLCGVMKDGEMIWFNPDARDGSIAKGWLDVEA; via the coding sequence ATGAAGATCACGAATGCGCACGTCTGGCTGGGCGGCAACGACCTCAAAGCGATGGATATCGGCATCGAAGGCGAACACTTCGCCGATGCCGCCGGACTCGATCCCGCAACCGAGGTGATCGATGCGAAGGGGCTGACGGTTCTTCCGGGCCTTATCAATGCCCACGTCCATTTCTGTCTGGACGGCAGCAACGACAGCGTTCCGCATCTCGTGGCCGAGCCTTATCTCACCACGGCCTATCGTGCGGCGGCAGCCGCCGAGGCGACGCTGCGTGCGGGAACGACAACGGTGCGCGACGTCGGCTGCTCCGGCAAGATTGGCATCTATCTGAAGAAGGCCATTGATGCGGGCTTTGTGCGCGGGCCACGTATGCTCGCTTCGGGCCCCTGCATCGTCATGACCGGCGGTCATAACCGTTTCATCGGTGTCGAGGTCGATGGTGTTGATGAGGCACGCAAGGCCGCGCGCCAGAATCTGAAGGCAGGTGCGGATCTGATCAAGGTGGTGTCCACCGGTGGCGTGATCACCTCCGGTGTCGAGCCCGAGCATGTGCAGCTCAGCGCCGAGGAAATGCAGGCGGCGGTTGATGAAGCGCATAATTGCGGCAAGCACGCTGCCTCTCACGCTCAGGGCGAGCAAGGTATCGCCAATTCGCTGAAGGCTGGCGTCGACACCATCGAGCACGGAATTTATCTGACGCCCGCGCTGATCGAGACCATGCTGAAGCAGGGATCGGTGCTGGTGCCGACGCTCACGCCGATGCGGCGCATTCTGCTCGGGTGCGGCGAGGAGCGGCTGCCCGATTACGCCGTCGAGAAAATGCGCCGCACCTCGGAGCCGTGGCTCGATAGCTTCCGCGCGGCGATTGCAGCCGGCGTTCCCATTGTTGCCGGAACCGATGCCGGCACGCCGGGCAATCCGCACGGCTCTGTCGCGGTGGAAGTGAAGTTCATGGTCGAGGCCGGCATGACCGAAGTGCTGGCGCTCAAAAGCGCCACTAGTGTTGCCGCGGAGGCGATCGGTCTTGGTGACAAGGTGGGGCAGATCCGCCCCGGCTTTCATGCCGACCTGATCTTTGTGCGCGGCAACCCGCTCAAGGATATCCGGGCGCTGGATAATCTCTGCGGCGTAATGAAAGATGGCGAGATGATCTGGTTCAATCCGGATGCGCGTGACGGCTCGATCGCCAAGGGCTGGCTCGACGTCGAAGCCTGA
- a CDS encoding xanthine dehydrogenase family protein molybdopterin-binding subunit produces MNLHVSRRQLLKGSGALVVSFAIGGTLDGALAQDAAKPGKPLALTEVDSFLSIDTKGKVTVYSGKVDLGTGISTALPQMVAEELDVPLSAIKFIQGDTGLTPDQGVSSGSLGIQSGGVQLRQAAATARNALLDEAAKHLGEPRESLSVENGVVKSKGGKQVSYGQLIGDKSFNLKLDPKKPVQTKDPKDFKVVGKSAMRVDIPGKVTGQFTYMQDVRVPGMLHGRVIRPPAFGAKIESVDESSIKSIPDVTVVREKDFLGVVAATEWNAIRAAQKLKVSWSKSETLPDQAKLWDHVRSTKIAKDDVTSNTGDVVAALNADGKKLSATYDFAINLHGSIGPSCAIAEFKDGKLTSWSASQATHNLRKQLAQMFGMPAEDVRCIYHEGAGCYGRNGHEDAAGDAAVLAKAVGKPVRVQWSRADEHGWEPMGPPTLIDLRANMDANGNINAWDSEFFVPQGMPGSTPLVAQDLAELPSTFVMAPGNVIRNSAIPYKIPNVRTVCHRLESTPFRPSWIRAPGRMQNTYANECFLDELAAEAKIDPLEFRLKYLDDNRGIEVLDRLAKLAKWDKRASPKGNRSGNILKGRGISYTKYELTRTYVGAVAEVEVDRSTGKIRVPRFYIVHDCGQIINPDGVKNQIDGNIIQTVSRTLIEEVKFDRAMSTSLDWATYPILTFPDIPEIVIELIDRPNEKPWGAGEPTTAIVPSSISNAVFDATGIRLRSVPYTPDKLKAALQA; encoded by the coding sequence ATGAATTTGCATGTTTCACGACGTCAGCTTCTGAAGGGAAGCGGAGCTCTCGTTGTCAGTTTTGCCATCGGCGGCACGCTCGATGGCGCCCTTGCGCAGGATGCGGCAAAACCTGGCAAGCCGTTGGCGCTGACGGAAGTCGATAGCTTCCTGTCGATCGACACCAAAGGGAAAGTCACCGTCTATTCGGGGAAGGTCGATCTCGGCACCGGCATCTCGACGGCGTTGCCGCAGATGGTCGCTGAAGAACTCGACGTGCCGTTGTCCGCGATCAAGTTCATTCAGGGCGACACCGGTTTGACGCCGGATCAGGGCGTGTCGTCCGGAAGTCTCGGCATTCAGAGCGGTGGTGTTCAACTCAGGCAGGCGGCGGCGACGGCGCGCAATGCGTTGCTCGACGAAGCGGCGAAGCATCTCGGCGAGCCGCGCGAAAGCCTGTCCGTCGAGAATGGCGTCGTCAAATCCAAGGGCGGCAAGCAGGTCAGCTACGGTCAACTGATCGGCGACAAGAGTTTCAATCTGAAGCTCGATCCGAAGAAGCCGGTCCAGACCAAAGACCCGAAGGACTTCAAGGTGGTCGGCAAGTCGGCCATGCGTGTCGATATTCCCGGCAAGGTCACCGGCCAGTTCACTTACATGCAGGACGTTCGCGTGCCGGGCATGTTGCATGGCCGCGTGATCCGGCCGCCGGCCTTCGGCGCGAAGATCGAGAGCGTGGATGAAAGTTCGATCAAGTCGATCCCGGATGTCACCGTCGTGCGCGAGAAGGATTTCCTCGGCGTCGTTGCAGCCACCGAGTGGAATGCAATCCGCGCCGCCCAGAAACTGAAGGTGAGCTGGTCGAAGTCGGAAACGCTGCCCGATCAAGCCAAGCTTTGGGACCATGTGCGATCGACCAAGATCGCCAAGGACGACGTCACCAGCAACACCGGCGACGTGGTCGCCGCGCTGAATGCCGACGGCAAGAAGCTGTCAGCGACGTACGATTTCGCGATCAACCTTCACGGATCGATCGGTCCATCCTGTGCGATTGCGGAATTCAAGGACGGCAAGCTGACGTCATGGTCTGCCTCTCAGGCGACACACAATCTGCGCAAGCAACTGGCGCAGATGTTCGGGATGCCGGCTGAGGATGTCCGCTGCATCTATCACGAAGGTGCCGGCTGTTACGGCCGCAACGGCCATGAGGATGCCGCGGGCGATGCGGCGGTGTTGGCCAAGGCCGTCGGCAAGCCGGTGCGCGTGCAGTGGTCGCGTGCGGACGAGCATGGCTGGGAACCGATGGGGCCGCCGACGCTGATCGATCTGCGGGCCAATATGGACGCGAACGGCAACATCAACGCCTGGGATTCGGAGTTCTTCGTTCCGCAGGGCATGCCCGGCAGCACGCCGCTGGTGGCGCAGGACCTTGCGGAGTTGCCGTCGACCTTCGTCATGGCGCCGGGCAACGTCATCCGCAATTCGGCGATCCCCTATAAAATCCCGAATGTGCGCACGGTCTGCCACCGGCTTGAGAGCACGCCGTTCCGCCCGTCCTGGATCAGAGCGCCGGGGCGCATGCAGAACACGTATGCGAACGAATGCTTCCTGGACGAATTGGCGGCCGAAGCCAAGATCGATCCACTTGAGTTTCGTTTGAAGTATCTCGATGACAATCGCGGCATCGAGGTGCTGGATCGTCTGGCCAAGCTTGCCAAGTGGGACAAGCGTGCCTCGCCGAAGGGTAATCGCTCCGGCAACATCCTGAAGGGCAGGGGCATCAGCTATACGAAGTATGAGTTGACCCGCACGTATGTCGGGGCTGTGGCCGAAGTGGAGGTCGACCGGAGCACCGGAAAGATTCGCGTTCCGCGCTTTTATATCGTTCACGATTGCGGACAGATCATCAATCCGGACGGCGTCAAGAACCAGATCGACGGCAACATCATCCAGACCGTCAGCCGCACGCTGATCGAGGAAGTGAAGTTCGATCGCGCGATGTCGACCTCGCTCGATTGGGCGACCTATCCGATCCTGACGTTCCCGGACATTCCGGAAATTGTCATCGAGCTGATCGATCGGCCAAACGAGAAGCCGTGGGGTGCGGGAGAGCCGACGACGGCGATCGTGCCGTCGTCGATCTCCAATGCGGTGTTCGATGCAACCGGCATTCGCCTGCGGTCGGTGCCCTATACGCCGGATAAGCTGAAGGCTGCGCTGCAAGCGTAA
- a CDS encoding FIST signal transduction protein — MVALKSFAASGSTENVLSDLSLHIADATIKPNLVCAFYDCDHDDQAILDFLRKEFPDAAILGGTSCAGIMTEAGLGGAGSIGVLLIEDADGDYGTAGVRLEGDAADCAERALHTALENAGCAGELPELIWIYQTPGQEEAVIEGLRRVVGDRCPIIGGSAADNEVAGKWRQISQGGVMTDGLVVGVLFSSGGIGFMFQGGYEPSGESGIVTRVVYGSAGGSGIVTQSCGRQIVSIDGRPAAEVYNEWLGGVLAEKVEAGGNILVDTTMHPLGVDAGKIEGITHYLLVHPDKILENGVLSTFASIEEGTRLYSMRGEKARLVDRAGKVASAATATLSGGLSNLAGGLVVYCAGCMLAVGDGMPKVSQAVASSFGGMPFLGCFTFGEQGAILNKNAHGNLMISAIAFGK, encoded by the coding sequence ATGGTTGCTTTGAAATCATTTGCTGCCTCCGGCTCGACGGAGAATGTTTTATCCGACCTGTCGCTCCACATCGCTGATGCGACCATAAAGCCGAACCTCGTCTGCGCATTCTATGATTGCGATCACGACGATCAGGCGATCCTCGATTTCCTCCGCAAGGAATTTCCTGATGCCGCGATCCTCGGCGGGACGTCCTGTGCCGGCATCATGACCGAAGCCGGGCTCGGCGGCGCAGGTTCGATCGGCGTTCTGCTGATCGAAGACGCAGACGGTGATTACGGCACCGCAGGTGTGCGCCTTGAGGGCGATGCTGCGGATTGTGCGGAACGCGCACTCCACACTGCGCTCGAGAATGCAGGCTGCGCCGGCGAACTGCCCGAACTGATCTGGATCTATCAGACGCCTGGTCAGGAAGAAGCGGTGATCGAAGGCCTGCGGCGCGTTGTCGGAGATCGCTGCCCGATCATCGGCGGCAGTGCGGCCGACAACGAGGTCGCCGGGAAGTGGCGGCAGATCAGTCAGGGTGGCGTGATGACCGACGGGCTGGTCGTCGGCGTGCTGTTCTCCTCCGGCGGCATCGGTTTCATGTTTCAGGGCGGCTATGAGCCGAGCGGCGAAAGCGGCATCGTCACGCGTGTCGTTTACGGCTCCGCAGGCGGCAGCGGTATCGTCACCCAATCGTGCGGCCGGCAGATCGTCTCGATCGATGGCCGGCCAGCAGCCGAAGTTTATAACGAATGGCTCGGCGGCGTGCTCGCGGAAAAGGTCGAGGCCGGCGGTAATATTCTCGTCGACACTACGATGCATCCGCTTGGTGTCGACGCCGGGAAGATCGAGGGCATCACCCACTATCTGCTCGTGCACCCGGACAAGATCCTCGAGAACGGTGTGCTGTCGACCTTCGCGTCGATCGAGGAAGGCACGCGGCTTTACAGCATGCGGGGCGAAAAGGCGCGCCTTGTCGATCGCGCCGGGAAGGTCGCATCGGCGGCAACGGCGACGCTCTCGGGCGGGCTCTCCAACCTTGCCGGCGGCCTCGTGGTCTATTGCGCGGGCTGCATGCTGGCGGTCGGCGACGGCATGCCGAAAGTCTCGCAGGCGGTCGCGTCAAGCTTCGGCGGCATGCCGTTCCTCGGCTGCTTCACCTTTGGTGAGCAGGGCGCGATCCTCAACAAGAACGCGCACGGCAACCTGATGATCTCCGCGATCGCTTTCGGCAAATAA
- a CDS encoding (2Fe-2S)-binding protein, whose translation MTVSKSLTVNGKKVSVRIDDPDMPLLYVLRDNLALHGPRFGCGLSQCGACTVHIDGAAVRSCVTPLSSITDKQKVVTLEGLGTPQKPHPVQRAFIEEQAVQCGYCINGMIMESAAFLAKNKKPTEEQIKEALGNNLCRCGTHSRIVKAVKRASSYV comes from the coding sequence ATGACAGTCTCCAAATCACTCACAGTGAACGGCAAGAAGGTGTCCGTTCGGATCGACGATCCAGACATGCCGCTTTTGTATGTGCTGCGCGATAATCTCGCGCTGCACGGTCCGCGCTTCGGCTGCGGCCTATCTCAATGCGGCGCCTGCACGGTGCATATCGATGGCGCGGCGGTGCGCTCCTGCGTCACGCCGCTGTCCTCCATCACCGACAAGCAGAAGGTCGTCACCCTGGAAGGATTGGGGACGCCGCAGAAGCCTCATCCGGTGCAGCGCGCCTTCATCGAAGAGCAGGCCGTGCAGTGCGGCTATTGCATCAACGGCATGATCATGGAGTCGGCCGCGTTTCTTGCGAAGAACAAGAAGCCGACCGAAGAGCAGATCAAGGAAGCGTTGGGCAATAATTTGTGCCGCTGTGGAACGCACAGTCGCATTGTCAAAGCCGTCAAGCGCGCGTCGAGCTACGTGTAA
- a CDS encoding ABC transporter ATP-binding protein, with amino-acid sequence MQLSIRHLKKSFVLPQRTGWTVERKYVHAVNDVSFSIGKGESFGIVGESGSGKSTLARLILGLEQPTDGSIELEGRDVANLKGKARQSYWKRVQIIFQDPFSSLNPRMRIGDILAEPIRNYGVATGNLSGQVEELLKLVGLPPTATNRYPHELSGGQRQRVAIAAALAVKPDIILADEAVSALDVSVQAQIINLLSDLKKQLGLTYIFITHDLNLSSYFCDRIAVLYLGQIMEVCSSDVLLERPAHPYTQALISAVPAVDPAKRKNRTKLTGEIPSPINPPKGCPFHPRCPLTIAKCSEERPPVVDIGGGHLAACHVVSERLAQGAL; translated from the coding sequence ATGCAACTGAGCATCCGCCATCTGAAGAAGTCATTCGTGCTGCCGCAGCGAACCGGCTGGACCGTGGAGCGCAAGTATGTGCATGCGGTCAACGATGTTTCGTTCTCGATCGGCAAGGGCGAAAGCTTTGGCATCGTCGGTGAGTCCGGCTCGGGTAAATCGACGCTGGCGCGGCTCATTCTCGGGCTTGAGCAGCCGACCGATGGCAGCATCGAACTCGAGGGACGCGATGTTGCGAACCTCAAAGGCAAGGCGCGTCAGAGCTACTGGAAGCGGGTGCAGATCATCTTTCAGGACCCATTCAGTTCGCTCAATCCGCGGATGCGGATCGGCGATATTCTGGCGGAGCCGATCCGTAATTACGGCGTGGCGACCGGCAATCTCTCCGGACAGGTTGAGGAGTTGCTCAAACTGGTCGGTCTGCCGCCGACCGCAACGAACCGTTATCCGCATGAATTGAGCGGCGGGCAGCGCCAGCGCGTGGCGATTGCCGCGGCACTGGCGGTTAAACCGGACATCATCCTCGCGGACGAAGCGGTGTCGGCGCTCGACGTATCGGTGCAGGCGCAGATCATCAATCTGCTCTCAGACCTGAAGAAGCAGCTTGGCCTGACCTACATCTTCATCACCCACGACCTCAATCTCAGCTCGTATTTTTGCGACCGCATCGCGGTGCTGTATCTCGGGCAGATCATGGAGGTTTGTTCGTCCGATGTGCTGCTCGAGCGTCCGGCGCATCCTTATACGCAGGCCTTGATCTCCGCCGTGCCGGCGGTCGACCCAGCCAAGCGCAAGAACCGGACGAAACTCACAGGTGAGATTCCGAGCCCGATCAATCCGCCGAAGGGTTGTCCGTTCCACCCGCGTTGTCCGCTGACGATCGCGAAGTGCAGCGAGGAGCGGCCTCCGGTTGTCGATATCGGCGGGGGACACCTCGCGGCCTGCCACGTCGTCAGCGAACGCCTCGCGCAAGGCGCGCTCTAA